Proteins from one Erysipelothrix larvae genomic window:
- the adhE gene encoding bifunctional acetaldehyde-CoA/alcohol dehydrogenase has protein sequence MTKKVDKVQEVKIDNEVDVLVEKGQKALQEFMELDQEKIDYIVAKACIAAIDAHGTLAKLAVEETKRGVFEDKATKNMFATEYVTNNMRNLKTVGIIHEDEVTGITQIAEPVGVVCGITPVTNPTSTAIFKSLICLKTRNPIIFSFHPSAQQCSVAAAKVVLDAAVKAGAPENCVQWIERGSKEKTDQLMKHEGVATILATGGNAMVHAAYSCGKPALGVGAGNVPAYIEKSADIAQAVNDIALSKAFDNGMICASEQAVIADKEVYKQVCDGLKKYGVYFVNKEEKAKLERFLFGVASVDENFKDAVLNPAIVGRDATWLAEQAGITVPANTSILAAECKSVGPQEVLTREKLSPVLAVIQAKDTDDGIRLSKEMVEFNGLGHSAAVHTKSKEISERFGKAVPAIRIIWNSPSTFGGIGNVYNEFIPSLTLGCGSYGHNSVGDNVSAVHLLNIKKIGRRNNNMQWFKVPQKIYFERNSIRYLTEMVDVERVFIVADQSMVNLGFTNVIIDQLNKRRDAVSIQLFTDVEPDPSIETVRKGFEMMQSFKPDTIIALGGGSPMDAAKGMWIFYEQPDIDFNDLKQKFIDIRKRAFKYPELGRKAKMVCIPTTSGTGSEVTPFAVITDKKENKKYPLADYAMVPQIAIVDPIFTTNLPASVTADTGLDVLTHATEAFVSNFASDFTDGLCVQAVKMVFEYLERAVKDGKNDLEAREKMHNASTLAGMAFGNAFLGINHSLAHKIGGRWHVPHGRINAILMPHVIRYNGTQPEKPSLWPKYNVYRANERYAELARILGLKADTVEEGVESYAKACHDLAERCGIVMNLQEQGIAVEDFEAHKEEVAYLAYEDQCSPCNPRLPIVTDMIEILNKSYYAKPKAK, from the coding sequence ATGACGAAAAAAGTAGATAAAGTACAAGAAGTAAAAATTGATAACGAAGTCGATGTACTCGTTGAGAAGGGTCAAAAAGCCCTCCAAGAGTTCATGGAGCTCGATCAAGAGAAAATAGATTACATTGTAGCTAAGGCATGTATCGCTGCGATTGATGCCCACGGAACACTTGCTAAGTTAGCAGTTGAAGAAACAAAACGTGGTGTATTCGAAGATAAAGCGACAAAAAACATGTTTGCTACTGAATACGTAACAAATAATATGCGTAACTTAAAAACTGTTGGAATCATTCATGAAGATGAAGTAACAGGAATTACTCAAATCGCTGAACCAGTTGGTGTTGTATGTGGTATTACTCCAGTAACAAACCCAACATCAACAGCAATCTTTAAATCTCTAATTTGTTTAAAGACACGTAACCCAATTATCTTCTCATTCCACCCATCTGCACAACAATGTTCAGTTGCTGCTGCAAAAGTAGTATTAGATGCTGCGGTTAAAGCAGGTGCTCCTGAAAACTGTGTGCAATGGATTGAACGTGGATCAAAAGAAAAAACAGACCAATTAATGAAACATGAAGGCGTTGCGACAATTCTTGCAACAGGTGGTAACGCAATGGTACACGCTGCTTACTCATGTGGTAAACCTGCACTTGGAGTTGGAGCTGGTAACGTACCTGCATACATCGAAAAATCTGCAGACATCGCCCAAGCAGTGAACGATATCGCATTATCAAAAGCATTTGATAACGGGATGATCTGTGCTTCTGAACAAGCTGTAATCGCTGATAAAGAAGTGTACAAACAAGTATGCGATGGTCTTAAGAAGTATGGCGTATACTTTGTAAATAAAGAAGAAAAAGCGAAACTCGAACGCTTCCTATTCGGAGTTGCTTCAGTTGACGAAAACTTTAAAGATGCTGTATTGAATCCTGCAATCGTAGGACGCGATGCAACATGGCTTGCTGAACAAGCTGGAATCACAGTTCCTGCAAATACATCAATTCTTGCTGCAGAATGTAAGTCTGTTGGACCTCAAGAAGTACTCACTCGTGAAAAACTTTCTCCAGTATTAGCAGTAATCCAAGCGAAGGATACCGACGATGGAATTCGCCTTTCAAAAGAAATGGTTGAATTTAATGGACTAGGACACTCTGCAGCAGTTCATACAAAATCAAAAGAAATCTCAGAGCGTTTTGGTAAAGCAGTACCTGCAATTCGTATTATCTGGAACTCACCATCAACATTTGGTGGAATCGGAAACGTATACAACGAATTCATCCCTTCATTAACACTTGGTTGTGGATCATATGGTCATAACTCAGTTGGCGATAATGTTAGTGCAGTTCACTTATTAAACATTAAGAAGATAGGGAGACGTAACAACAATATGCAATGGTTCAAAGTTCCACAAAAGATTTACTTCGAAAGAAACTCAATTCGTTACCTAACAGAAATGGTTGATGTTGAACGTGTATTCATCGTAGCAGACCAATCAATGGTTAACTTAGGATTCACAAACGTGATCATTGATCAACTCAACAAACGTAGAGACGCTGTATCCATCCAATTGTTTACAGATGTTGAACCAGATCCATCAATCGAAACAGTACGTAAAGGATTCGAAATGATGCAATCATTTAAACCAGATACAATCATCGCACTTGGTGGTGGATCACCAATGGATGCTGCGAAGGGTATGTGGATCTTCTATGAACAACCAGATATCGACTTCAATGATCTAAAACAAAAATTCATCGATATCCGTAAACGTGCATTCAAATATCCTGAACTTGGGCGTAAAGCGAAAATGGTATGTATCCCAACAACATCTGGTACAGGTAGTGAAGTAACACCATTTGCTGTTATCACAGACAAGAAAGAAAACAAGAAGTATCCATTGGCTGACTACGCTATGGTACCTCAAATCGCAATCGTAGACCCAATCTTTACCACAAACCTACCAGCATCTGTAACTGCAGATACAGGGTTAGACGTATTAACACATGCTACTGAAGCATTTGTTTCAAACTTCGCAAGCGACTTTACAGATGGACTCTGCGTTCAAGCTGTTAAGATGGTATTTGAATACTTAGAGCGCGCAGTTAAAGATGGTAAAAACGATCTTGAAGCACGTGAAAAAATGCATAATGCATCAACACTTGCAGGGATGGCGTTTGGGAACGCATTCTTAGGAATCAACCACTCACTTGCACATAAGATCGGTGGACGTTGGCATGTACCTCACGGACGTATCAATGCAATCTTGATGCCTCATGTAATTCGTTACAACGGAACACAACCAGAAAAACCATCACTATGGCCTAAGTACAATGTATACCGTGCAAATGAGCGCTATGCTGAGTTAGCACGTATCTTAGGACTCAAAGCAGACACTGTTGAAGAAGGTGTTGAAAGCTATGCAAAAGCATGTCATGACCTTGCAGAGCGTTGTGGAATTGTGATGAACCTTCAAGAACAAGGAATTGCTGTTGAAGACTTCGAAGCACACAAGGAAGAAGTTGCATACCTTGCATACGAGGATCAATGTTCACCATGTAACCCACGCTTGCCAATTGTTACAGATATGATTGAAATTTTAAACAAATCATATTATGCAAAACCAAAAGCAAAATAA